In one Zalophus californianus isolate mZalCal1 chromosome 10, mZalCal1.pri.v2, whole genome shotgun sequence genomic region, the following are encoded:
- the MSRB1 gene encoding methionine-R-sulfoxide reductase B1 isoform X1, with protein MSFCSFFGGEVFQNHFEPGVYVCAKCGYELFSSRSKYAHSSPWPAFTETIHADSVDKRPERNSPEALKAKELLALRSCRWAAHTHSSWTLPWSHSGHRTLELEPQTFRRGGGGGWLKHQEVLALRRLSLGRALFAMMPVACCQDEPGGPAVGSP; from the exons ATGTCATTCTGCAGCTTCTTCGGGGGCGAGGTTTTCCAGAACCACTTTGAGCCGG gTGTCTATGTGTGCGCCAAGTGTGGCTATGAGCTTTTCTCCAGCCGCTCAAAGTACGCACACTCATCCCCGTGGCCCGCCTTCACTGAGACCATTCATGCTGATAGTGTGGACAAGCGTCCAGAGCGCAACTCACCTGAAGCCTTAAAG GCAAAGGAACTTCTGGCTCTCAGGAGCTGTAGGTGGGCAGCGCATACCCATTCCAGCTGGACACTGCCCTGGTCACACTCTGGCCATCGCACCTTGGAATTGGAACCCCAGACATTcagacggggtgggggtgggggctggctgaAGCATCAGGAGGTCTTGGCTTTGCGCAGGTTGTCTTTGGGAAGAGCACTGTTTGCCATGATGCCCGTAGCCTGCTGCCAGGATGAGCCTGGAGGGCCAGCTGTGGGCTCACCTTAG
- the MSRB1 gene encoding methionine-R-sulfoxide reductase B1 isoform X2 — protein MSFCSFFGGEVFQNHFEPGVYVCAKCGYELFSSRSKYAHSSPWPAFTETIHADSVDKRPERNSPEALKVSCGKCGNGLGHEFLNDGPKPGQSRFUIFSSSLKFIPKGKGTSGSQEL, from the exons ATGTCATTCTGCAGCTTCTTCGGGGGCGAGGTTTTCCAGAACCACTTTGAGCCGG gTGTCTATGTGTGCGCCAAGTGTGGCTATGAGCTTTTCTCCAGCCGCTCAAAGTACGCACACTCATCCCCGTGGCCCGCCTTCACTGAGACCATTCATGCTGATAGTGTGGACAAGCGTCCAGAGCGCAACTCACCTGAAGCCTTAAAG GTGTCCTGCGGCAAATGTGGGAACGGGCTGGGCCATGAGTTCCTGAATGATGGCCCCAAGCCGGGGCAGTCCCGCTTCTGAATATTTAGCAGTTCGCTGAAGTTCATCCCGAAAG GCAAAGGAACTTCTGGCTCTCAGGAGCTGTAG